The Corynebacterium jeddahense genome has a window encoding:
- a CDS encoding GNAT family N-acetyltransferase — protein sequence MDVWFHRYALQNQRVKNCVVYVSTWNERVAGYYAICTGGLDKLTAPGSFAHRRPDPIPVIILARLAVDGNAQGRGVGKALLRDALARCFTAAEVIGVAAVVVHALDQQAKDFYLRHADFQELPGEPLHLLLPMKGIERFVRE from the coding sequence TTGGATGTCTGGTTTCACCGGTATGCCCTGCAAAACCAACGAGTGAAAAATTGCGTCGTGTACGTCTCCACGTGGAACGAGCGAGTGGCCGGCTACTACGCAATCTGCACGGGGGGTTTGGACAAGCTTACCGCGCCGGGCAGCTTTGCGCATCGGCGTCCGGACCCGATTCCGGTGATTATCCTCGCTCGTCTTGCCGTGGACGGGAACGCCCAAGGCCGGGGAGTGGGCAAGGCGCTTCTGCGGGACGCGTTGGCGCGGTGTTTTACGGCTGCGGAGGTAATCGGCGTAGCTGCAGTCGTAGTCCACGCTTTGGACCAGCAGGCGAAAGACTTCTACCTTCGGCACGCCGACTTTCAGGAGCTGCCAGGAGAGCCATTGCACTTGCTACTGCCGATGAAAGGGATCGAGCGGTTTGTACGCGAGTAG
- a CDS encoding DUF1778 domain-containing protein — protein sequence MTVKDRRLNLRTTALQDDRLRQAAEAMNKSVSEFVLESAVERAEMVLADQRWFVLSEENFSRVEQLLERPADLAKLAELFAADSPFGKEFDFGR from the coding sequence GTGACAGTGAAAGACCGCCGACTGAATCTGCGGACCACGGCGCTGCAGGATGATCGGCTGCGGCAAGCAGCAGAGGCGATGAACAAATCCGTTTCAGAGTTCGTGCTGGAGAGTGCGGTGGAGCGGGCGGAAATGGTGCTCGCTGATCAGCGCTGGTTTGTTCTGAGTGAGGAGAATTTCTCGCGGGTCGAGCAGTTGCTGGAGCGCCCGGCGGATCTGGCCAAGCTTGCTGAACTGTTTGCCGCGGATAGCCCGTTTGGAAAGGAATTCGACTTTGGCCGGTGA
- a CDS encoding helix-turn-helix domain-containing protein, with protein MSDTFNALLRAQTEKDPAFAEAYERELKRIQTYDRIVNTIEEHRENLGLTKKRMAQVSGIPYSSVRRLLTSSGREVNPTVGTLADLAASVNLRLTLEPDIERLETNS; from the coding sequence GTGAGCGATACATTCAACGCACTGCTGCGGGCACAAACAGAGAAGGACCCAGCGTTCGCTGAAGCTTATGAGCGTGAGCTGAAACGGATCCAAACCTACGACCGGATCGTCAACACGATTGAGGAGCACCGCGAAAATCTGGGACTCACCAAAAAGCGCATGGCTCAGGTTTCCGGCATCCCGTACTCTTCCGTTCGCCGATTGCTTACCTCGTCTGGACGCGAAGTGAATCCAACTGTTGGTACGCTCGCGGACTTGGCAGCGTCTGTCAATCTACGTCTCACGCTAGAACCTGATATTGAACGCTTAGAAACAAATTCGTAG
- a CDS encoding amino acid ABC transporter ATP-binding protein, with translation MGRRTSQVLEVVVGLAEDGMTMLVVTHEMAFARAVADRVAFMGAGRIVEIAPPDEFFAAPKSERALRFLDQLVF, from the coding sequence ATGGGGCGACGGACCTCCCAAGTCCTGGAGGTGGTGGTTGGGCTGGCTGAGGACGGCATGACCATGCTGGTGGTCACCCACGAGATGGCGTTCGCCCGCGCGGTCGCCGACCGGGTTGCATTCATGGGCGCCGGCAGGATTGTTGAGATCGCCCCGCCGGATGAGTTCTTCGCCGCGCCGAAGTCGGAACGTGCGCTGCGTTTCCTGGACCAGCTGGTATTTTAG
- a CDS encoding NYN domain-containing protein, protein MAGLSVGVYFDGFNVYYGGKKQFGPGAAGWKWFSPRNLATNTLQAFLSGPHATPDIQSIWEGCSIDRVVFCTAKISQDRDHQAYYDQLAFINAIDGGNHIDLLELGHYVARVKQSPLATIGASGSPEVVTSQWPLMIQDQLGNPVPSARFMVSHFHSEEKGSDVNLATHLLKDTFEGRIDGAIVFSNDSDLSLPVEVARGKIPIGVVNPFPTRPHYSLTKGNDPSKGDWFSFLNQTLFSRSQMPTTVGTASKPALW, encoded by the coding sequence ATGGCTGGCTTATCGGTTGGTGTCTACTTCGATGGCTTTAACGTCTATTACGGAGGGAAGAAGCAGTTCGGACCGGGTGCTGCTGGTTGGAAGTGGTTTTCGCCACGGAACCTGGCTACTAACACGCTGCAAGCTTTCTTGTCGGGGCCACACGCGACACCAGATATCCAATCGATTTGGGAGGGTTGTTCCATCGATCGCGTGGTGTTCTGCACGGCGAAAATTTCGCAAGACAGAGACCATCAGGCGTATTACGACCAGCTGGCTTTCATCAATGCCATTGACGGAGGCAACCACATCGATCTTCTAGAGCTCGGCCACTACGTTGCTCGTGTTAAGCAGTCCCCACTCGCTACCATTGGCGCTTCTGGAAGCCCGGAGGTTGTAACTTCCCAGTGGCCACTCATGATTCAAGACCAACTAGGAAACCCAGTTCCATCGGCTCGATTCATGGTTTCTCATTTCCATAGTGAAGAAAAGGGGAGCGACGTCAACCTGGCTACGCACCTCCTCAAAGACACTTTCGAGGGCCGGATCGATGGAGCAATCGTTTTCTCTAACGACTCGGACTTGTCGCTACCGGTGGAGGTTGCGCGCGGAAAAATTCCGATTGGTGTAGTGAACCCCTTCCCTACCCGGCCGCACTATTCGTTAACGAAAGGCAACGACCCGAGTAAAGGAGACTGGTTCAGCTTTTTGAACCAAACGCTTTTCAGCCGGTCTCAGATGCCTACAACCGTTGGGACTGCTTCGAAACCCGCCCTTTGGTGA
- a CDS encoding metallophosphoesterase family protein, translating into MMSRRALAVTTAALLATATTVAVPAGAAQPEAFPESTRPYLYFQSFDGVDNPAHFTHDLPKGWSQDVDGVTSGEARWNGWTISDVRHWTWAAGTDQRHYFTQGHDQFAIIDSKQQRLAERDSMDARMTTEPIDIAGQSKVALEFDQHYRQGKKGQTAQVAVGFDGGEPEVVDRLASNRYSSHEYFELDVPEGAKTMQVTFSYLGGNDDYWWAVDNVAVRAPFTQAAEKPETVIDVISDTQDDPEDFKLAVRRLNAMQEKASALVINGDLVDNGSQEQWDKFLAARKEVPHDSGVELWTIGNHEMYGKETSEVHMQRFLKYSGQDKPWNEVVVDGTPLISINTEYYSDVDRDGKEPFQRISAEQLQWLDERLAHWDKQGVTALVFTHPLLPGTVSMSHSAWYQNDFEDEQAISDVLSKYNDIVAFTSHSHSSLKQNNWWGTRRYDGTPQGAIGFPVVNTGAILNEYLPDGDHDEEIVARPTPGGGEDAQVPGLCQAAPPVDASGTVPIRSHPGGRS; encoded by the coding sequence ATGATGTCCCGCCGCGCACTCGCCGTCACCACCGCTGCCCTCCTCGCCACAGCCACCACCGTCGCCGTTCCCGCGGGCGCTGCCCAGCCGGAGGCGTTCCCCGAATCCACCCGCCCGTACCTGTACTTCCAGAGCTTCGACGGGGTGGACAACCCCGCCCACTTCACGCACGACCTGCCTAAAGGCTGGTCGCAGGACGTCGACGGCGTGACCTCGGGCGAGGCCCGCTGGAACGGCTGGACCATCTCGGACGTGCGCCACTGGACCTGGGCAGCCGGCACCGACCAGCGCCACTACTTCACTCAGGGGCACGACCAGTTTGCCATCATCGATTCGAAGCAGCAGCGCCTTGCCGAGCGTGACTCCATGGACGCGCGCATGACCACCGAACCGATCGACATCGCCGGCCAGAGCAAGGTCGCCCTCGAGTTCGACCAGCACTACCGGCAGGGCAAGAAGGGGCAAACCGCACAGGTTGCGGTGGGGTTCGATGGTGGGGAACCGGAGGTCGTCGATAGGCTAGCTAGCAACCGCTACTCCTCCCACGAGTACTTCGAGCTCGACGTGCCGGAAGGCGCCAAGACGATGCAGGTGACGTTTAGCTACCTCGGCGGCAACGACGACTACTGGTGGGCCGTGGACAACGTCGCGGTGCGCGCGCCGTTCACCCAGGCCGCGGAGAAGCCGGAAACCGTCATTGATGTCATCTCCGATACGCAGGACGACCCGGAAGACTTCAAGCTGGCCGTGCGGCGCCTCAACGCCATGCAGGAGAAGGCAAGCGCGCTGGTGATCAACGGCGATCTGGTGGATAACGGCAGCCAGGAGCAGTGGGACAAGTTCCTCGCCGCGCGCAAGGAGGTCCCGCATGATTCGGGCGTGGAGCTGTGGACCATCGGTAACCACGAGATGTACGGCAAGGAAACCTCGGAGGTGCACATGCAGCGCTTCCTCAAATACTCCGGGCAAGACAAACCGTGGAACGAGGTAGTGGTGGACGGCACGCCGCTGATCTCCATCAACACGGAGTACTACTCGGACGTTGACCGCGACGGCAAGGAGCCGTTCCAGCGCATCTCCGCCGAGCAGCTGCAGTGGCTGGACGAGCGCCTCGCGCACTGGGACAAGCAAGGCGTGACCGCGCTGGTGTTTACGCACCCGCTGCTGCCGGGGACGGTGTCCATGAGCCATTCCGCCTGGTACCAGAACGATTTCGAGGACGAGCAGGCCATCTCGGATGTGCTGTCCAAGTACAACGACATCGTGGCGTTTACCAGCCACTCGCATTCCTCGCTGAAGCAGAACAACTGGTGGGGCACCAGGCGTTACGACGGCACCCCGCAAGGCGCCATCGGCTTCCCCGTGGTGAACACCGGCGCGATCCTCAACGAGTACCTGCCGGACGGTGACCACGACGAGGAGATCGTGGCCCGGCCAACCCCGGGGGGAGGCGAAGATGCTCAAGTACCAGGACTTTGCCAAGCAGCACCGCCTGTCGACGCCTCCGGTACAGTCCCCATCAGATCCCACCCCGGAGGCAGAAGCTGA
- a CDS encoding DUF6923 family protein, which produces MALAAGLGSYPVDAQETSAETTTSATAETVASTTTAAETATSSQTSSEVPKPVVVEPNSVTVEREDDVDHITIRDTDDNPWDSGRKASDEYIWGVKRTGDGDITRIVKVVADGEELDPQYFGYVNGEDFDVIGIDEDAFWTIPPMKLEIEVETTEAGEYAIAEPEEVPTARELSETGYGRTDQAAATVNPEGVGMARAAAPGNIPGVPGEQDQELNLSSPKAEWVNSNPQLQFKVNESGSWRMTRFAIKKDKNDTNSKDITGPVRIQVIRDGAVVSDRTIDPEKIFWGKNAKGKSYDTEFQLIPDTMDLFVQGGDTVILNPVGPPNGTYRVQMWGQDLDNEPQDHDVTVIGEGIPVSDPKTVGSNPYETTFNIGSRSNFSSAKVTLSPSVRLEDVFLSVPIEAADGVRLEHEVKTFSDRVEITWYPTKNGVRVDSVVVPAGSTATLRTSYRSQPTREELLALKGSAADPIETGSRLPIAPIEESDVPPITSPGDRCVHRDTSPVQRKPRRELTQAEEDYGFRRYIVASPVSTGSRISSQLYLLVDGEDGRMQTHEVGPKSGWVYNALAFNKNDNYLYAISEPRYYTNNGYVDDPCFRAGHLLQIDPYTGEVFDLGKVSGFQGQLPENKNSNVANDLGSGVNSGSFDEGGNYWVSASSNWGTGMLYRIDLDRKTASTNAKLQNADSSQPFAEKTPYRTVSEDLVSLPGAPGYLWGLQSSWANPSEPGRVFLERVSTNGESAVRIDITNMLVPGTQQTVGEFMGAAPNKFHVFGQAWLEKDGSMAFGLGGGSVSAGTHEAQVLKLKVENASASYSDRKKIAVKITGTSWGPVSYNTDGTSAQAIENPRPPVEPNITKRAIGAAEKLNDGTYRVKYLVEVQNPDTSRDATYRRVIDQPAVPSGVSILKASWVKTDEFGSEGRRIQQSGSGPFVLSEQDIIRPRGATEAGRSSSGSHSFELEMIVAIEDSVTAPESEVCSVNSGFIFNAATVGSKTATACVPPPENASETVKLHLVKVSKDTFDHGDIAGALIEGAEFELHEVSDVSEQTGESTVLQFDPESNKFSTEELTPGRYRLVETKAPKDVDGRSYSLLVAPIEFEIRIVKENGHSKVQVDFDSGEIMARQIPTEDSPGQWNLSSSDAVIAVANVRQGDLPKTGGMGVQLPILFGSALIAAGALMGRRKVAA; this is translated from the coding sequence GTGGCACTCGCCGCCGGTCTGGGTTCGTACCCGGTGGACGCGCAGGAGACCAGCGCCGAAACCACGACGAGTGCGACGGCCGAGACCGTAGCTTCCACCACGACTGCGGCAGAGACAGCTACTTCTTCTCAAACGTCTTCCGAGGTGCCTAAGCCGGTCGTGGTTGAGCCGAACTCTGTGACGGTTGAGCGTGAAGACGATGTCGACCACATCACCATCCGCGACACCGACGACAACCCCTGGGACTCCGGCCGCAAGGCTTCCGACGAGTACATCTGGGGCGTGAAGCGCACCGGCGACGGCGACATAACCCGCATCGTGAAAGTTGTCGCTGACGGCGAAGAGCTGGACCCGCAGTACTTCGGCTACGTCAACGGCGAGGACTTTGACGTCATCGGTATCGACGAGGACGCTTTCTGGACAATTCCGCCGATGAAGCTCGAGATCGAGGTCGAAACCACCGAGGCCGGCGAGTATGCGATTGCAGAACCGGAAGAGGTGCCGACGGCACGCGAACTTTCGGAAACCGGGTACGGCCGCACCGACCAGGCCGCCGCCACCGTGAATCCGGAGGGCGTGGGCATGGCGCGTGCCGCGGCACCTGGAAACATTCCTGGGGTTCCGGGTGAACAAGATCAGGAGCTGAACCTGTCGTCTCCGAAAGCGGAGTGGGTCAATAGCAATCCACAGCTTCAGTTCAAGGTGAACGAGAGCGGATCTTGGCGGATGACCAGGTTTGCCATCAAGAAAGACAAGAATGACACGAACTCGAAGGATATTACGGGGCCTGTTCGCATTCAGGTGATCCGTGATGGAGCTGTTGTCTCCGACCGCACAATCGATCCGGAAAAAATCTTTTGGGGGAAAAATGCGAAAGGAAAGTCATACGACACAGAGTTTCAGTTGATCCCCGACACGATGGATCTGTTCGTTCAGGGAGGTGACACTGTCATTCTTAACCCCGTTGGCCCGCCAAACGGAACTTACCGGGTCCAAATGTGGGGGCAGGACTTGGACAATGAGCCACAAGACCATGATGTAACTGTGATCGGAGAGGGCATTCCGGTCTCTGATCCGAAGACGGTTGGTTCCAATCCGTACGAGACAACTTTCAACATCGGGTCGCGATCCAACTTCTCGAGCGCGAAGGTCACGTTAAGCCCCTCTGTTCGTCTCGAGGACGTGTTTCTCTCTGTGCCGATTGAAGCAGCAGACGGCGTTCGACTCGAGCACGAGGTCAAAACGTTTTCGGATCGTGTGGAGATCACGTGGTATCCCACTAAAAACGGGGTGCGTGTCGATTCGGTCGTCGTGCCGGCTGGATCGACTGCAACACTTCGTACCTCGTACAGGTCCCAGCCCACGAGGGAAGAGCTCCTAGCGCTGAAAGGCAGTGCCGCAGACCCAATTGAAACTGGTTCGCGCCTGCCGATTGCCCCAATTGAGGAAAGCGACGTACCTCCTATCACTAGCCCGGGGGATCGTTGTGTACACCGCGACACTAGCCCAGTGCAGCGTAAGCCTCGTCGAGAACTTACTCAGGCCGAGGAGGATTACGGGTTTAGACGCTATATCGTTGCCAGCCCAGTAAGTACGGGGTCGCGAATCTCATCTCAGCTCTATCTGTTGGTAGATGGCGAGGACGGACGAATGCAAACGCATGAGGTCGGTCCGAAGTCGGGCTGGGTGTACAACGCCCTAGCTTTCAATAAAAACGACAATTATCTCTACGCGATCAGTGAGCCCCGCTACTACACCAACAATGGCTATGTTGATGATCCCTGTTTCCGGGCGGGCCACTTGCTGCAGATTGATCCCTACACTGGTGAAGTATTCGACTTGGGTAAAGTCAGCGGTTTCCAAGGGCAATTACCAGAGAATAAGAACTCCAATGTTGCGAATGACCTCGGCAGTGGTGTGAACTCTGGTTCCTTCGATGAAGGAGGAAACTATTGGGTCTCTGCCTCGTCGAATTGGGGCACTGGCATGCTTTACCGGATTGACCTCGACAGGAAAACAGCTTCCACAAATGCGAAGCTCCAGAATGCAGATTCAAGCCAGCCATTTGCGGAAAAGACCCCGTATCGCACCGTTTCTGAGGATCTAGTCAGCTTGCCAGGTGCTCCGGGGTACCTCTGGGGGTTGCAGAGTAGTTGGGCAAACCCGAGTGAGCCGGGCCGAGTATTCCTCGAGCGGGTCAGCACTAACGGTGAATCGGCTGTCAGGATAGATATAACCAATATGCTAGTACCGGGCACGCAGCAGACCGTAGGCGAGTTCATGGGCGCTGCACCCAACAAGTTTCATGTGTTTGGGCAGGCGTGGTTGGAGAAGGACGGGTCGATGGCTTTTGGCCTAGGTGGAGGATCGGTAAGCGCTGGCACACATGAAGCACAGGTTCTAAAGCTTAAGGTTGAAAACGCTTCGGCATCCTATTCTGACCGCAAGAAGATCGCGGTCAAGATAACTGGAACCTCCTGGGGTCCAGTTTCGTACAACACAGATGGCACGTCAGCCCAAGCTATCGAGAACCCTCGTCCGCCGGTTGAGCCGAACATCACTAAGCGAGCAATTGGAGCGGCAGAAAAGCTCAATGACGGCACGTACCGAGTCAAATACTTGGTGGAGGTTCAAAACCCAGACACTTCTCGTGACGCTACCTACCGGCGAGTAATTGACCAACCTGCAGTTCCATCGGGTGTTTCGATTTTGAAGGCATCGTGGGTAAAAACTGACGAGTTTGGTTCTGAAGGTCGAAGGATCCAGCAAAGCGGAAGCGGGCCGTTTGTGCTTTCCGAGCAAGACATCATTCGTCCTCGAGGAGCGACAGAAGCCGGTCGCTCTAGCAGTGGATCTCACTCGTTTGAACTGGAAATGATCGTGGCTATTGAAGATTCGGTCACCGCTCCAGAGAGTGAGGTATGTAGTGTTAATTCAGGATTTATTTTTAACGCTGCAACCGTCGGCTCGAAGACTGCTACCGCGTGCGTGCCTCCTCCAGAAAATGCGTCTGAAACCGTAAAGCTCCATCTCGTAAAGGTGTCGAAGGATACGTTTGATCACGGAGACATTGCTGGCGCTCTGATTGAGGGTGCTGAGTTTGAGCTTCACGAGGTCTCGGATGTATCTGAGCAAACCGGTGAGTCAACGGTTCTGCAGTTTGACCCAGAATCAAACAAATTCTCTACGGAAGAGCTGACACCAGGGCGGTATCGTCTGGTCGAAACGAAGGCGCCGAAAGATGTAGACGGCCGGTCATACAGCCTTCTTGTTGCACCGATTGAGTTCGAGATAAGGATTGTGAAGGAAAACGGTCACTCCAAAGTTCAGGTCGATTTTGATAGCGGAGAGATAATGGCTCGCCAGATTCCGACTGAAGATTCACCTGGGCAGTGGAATTTGAGCTCATCAGATGCCGTCATTGCGGTTGCCAACGTCCGTCAGGGCGATCTGCCGAAGACCGGTGGCATGGGTGTCCAGCTCCCGATCCTGTTCGGCAGCGCGCTCATCGCCGCGGGTGCGCTGATGGGCAGGCGCAAGGTCGCAGCCTAA
- a CDS encoding SpaA isopeptide-forming pilin-related protein codes for MRTSKFVAALGAASVLVYGLGGFTADAKVISGNDRNIPAASVDSARPISLVVKKTAANPFDDVPAGEKPPAVAGATFTLSQVKGIDVTTDEGREGAKQLSLADAKAKGLTRVATATTGETGTAGFDDLKPGLYVLEESAPNDGREYHVSSPQLIILPLADVRGIEFKYDNVVVTKWGGGEGHEPPTSTPTPPPSTSTSTERTTERTTDRTTERTTDRTTETSSERTTVFTPVESTITSTMPNGSTTVITTRPSTYVTTQPNGSVTTVTQPPSDKQRSGDLASTGANVLWAAGLGGLLILVGFFLARRSKNEEQSR; via the coding sequence ATGCGCACTTCGAAGTTTGTAGCGGCACTCGGCGCGGCGTCGGTGCTGGTGTACGGGCTTGGCGGGTTTACCGCAGACGCCAAGGTGATCAGCGGCAACGACCGCAACATCCCGGCCGCAAGCGTGGATTCCGCCCGACCGATCTCGCTAGTAGTGAAGAAGACCGCCGCCAACCCCTTCGACGACGTACCGGCAGGGGAGAAGCCCCCGGCAGTCGCCGGCGCGACCTTCACGTTGTCACAGGTGAAGGGTATCGACGTCACCACAGACGAAGGCCGCGAGGGGGCAAAGCAGTTGTCGCTTGCCGACGCTAAAGCCAAAGGCCTTACCCGAGTAGCCACCGCTACTACAGGCGAGACCGGCACAGCAGGTTTTGACGACCTCAAGCCCGGCCTATACGTGCTGGAGGAAAGTGCGCCGAACGACGGCCGCGAGTACCACGTGTCGAGCCCCCAGCTGATCATCCTCCCGCTGGCGGACGTGCGCGGCATCGAGTTCAAGTACGACAACGTCGTGGTGACGAAGTGGGGTGGCGGTGAAGGTCATGAACCTCCGACATCCACCCCGACCCCTCCGCCGTCCACCTCCACGAGCACGGAGCGCACGACCGAGCGCACCACGGACAGGACGACAGAGCGCACAACCGACAGGACCACGGAAACGTCCTCGGAGCGCACGACGGTGTTCACCCCGGTGGAGTCCACCATCACCTCCACGATGCCCAACGGCTCGACCACGGTGATCACCACCCGGCCGTCCACCTACGTGACTACGCAGCCCAACGGCTCTGTCACCACGGTGACGCAGCCGCCGTCAGATAAACAACGCAGCGGCGACCTGGCCTCCACCGGCGCGAATGTCCTGTGGGCGGCAGGCCTGGGCGGCCTGCTGATCCTGGTCGGGTTCTTCCTGGCCCGACGCAGCAAAAACGAAGAGCAATCACGGTAA
- a CDS encoding class C sortase, with amino-acid sequence MTTAVKAKHRRQPAQKSFFQRVGLPVLIILVGLLVLMYPVISTQWNNRVQEQVAKQYEEQLSVAPPEQINRAYEAAVEYNRTHTDGPILDPWLARISEDNAEYKEYERHLSGVSAMSQLAIPSIGVRLPVYHGTSDNTLQKGLGHLYGSALPTGGKGFHSVITGHTGLTTATLFDDLIDVEVGDAIYISTFGERLKYQVYDIDIVLPDETDSLRAEANRDLLTLVTCTPYGINTHRLLVHAERVPMDPDEAQVLDESTSTLQWWMWVLGGVALLVLLTLIWWLIREKKKSDRKDAMNREALS; translated from the coding sequence GTGACTACGGCAGTGAAGGCGAAGCATCGGCGGCAGCCGGCGCAAAAGTCGTTCTTCCAGCGTGTTGGCCTACCGGTCCTGATCATTCTCGTTGGGCTGCTGGTGCTGATGTACCCGGTGATTTCCACGCAGTGGAACAACCGCGTGCAGGAGCAGGTGGCCAAGCAGTACGAAGAGCAGCTGTCGGTCGCGCCGCCGGAGCAGATCAACCGCGCGTATGAGGCGGCAGTGGAGTACAACCGCACGCACACGGACGGTCCGATTCTGGACCCGTGGCTGGCGCGCATCAGCGAGGACAACGCCGAGTACAAGGAGTACGAGCGCCACCTTTCTGGTGTGTCGGCGATGTCGCAGCTGGCCATCCCCTCGATCGGTGTCCGTCTGCCCGTGTACCACGGCACCAGCGACAACACGCTGCAGAAGGGCTTGGGTCACCTGTACGGCTCGGCGCTGCCGACCGGCGGCAAGGGCTTCCACTCCGTGATTACGGGCCATACTGGGCTCACCACAGCGACGCTTTTCGACGACCTGATCGACGTTGAAGTCGGCGACGCGATCTATATCTCCACCTTCGGCGAGCGGCTGAAGTACCAGGTGTACGACATCGACATTGTGCTGCCGGACGAGACCGACAGCCTGCGAGCCGAGGCGAACCGCGACCTGCTCACGCTGGTGACCTGCACCCCGTACGGCATTAACACCCACCGCCTGCTGGTGCACGCGGAGCGTGTGCCCATGGATCCGGACGAGGCGCAGGTGCTCGACGAGTCCACCTCCACCCTCCAGTGGTGGATGTGGGTCCTCGGCGGCGTGGCGCTGCTGGTGCTGTTGACCCTGATCTGGTGGCTCATCCGCGAGAAGAAGAAAAGCGACCGCAAGGACGCCATGAATAGAGAGGCCCTGTCCTAA
- a CDS encoding SpaH/EbpB family LPXTG-anchored major pilin, whose translation MAVAIKKTAAIAIAAGLTFAGSAGIAAQDALAQTRNTTAVTTAAGVPDASTINFTDAKLTINKLVNPTELRPASGATDEGATGAPLAGVKFNVTRIKGDITDQAIFNTIAQFANERDVEGAKGLGTGDTVELTTDENGQASTSLPVGAYIVEEISAPAPATTETYVLAEPFIVFLPMTNSQGTGWNRDVQVYPKNSMAKVTKTVADADKNTLSNGQGNENEPGYLGPRPADNSVVSYTLDGVVPAAPEGRELKTLTLTDASKKEELQWGDNFVEGVYVVREGKEVAIDTANYTVNKAAAVPTTNVAGLAAGANQAFTVAVDAQKAGLKPGETVRVKVKATMLKDDATSKGVENSVRESFVFRNPSTDTDDAPKETPDDKVVTYVGDIKIYKRGENNAALAGAEFQVGKCNTAKDGFEGGVIQTGVTDNEGNLTFPGLHVTDYVNDAEVTDTVANYCVKETKAPAGYALPTGANAVREIPLTRSTTNALNTEKTAFEAVVNSNVIANGEVIDNVKKTTPTLPATGGMGILIVALAGLAIIGGGVYAARRNSQSA comes from the coding sequence ATGGCAGTTGCCATCAAGAAGACCGCCGCGATCGCCATCGCTGCGGGCCTGACCTTCGCCGGCTCGGCCGGCATCGCTGCGCAGGACGCGCTGGCGCAGACCCGCAACACAACCGCGGTGACCACTGCCGCCGGTGTACCGGACGCGAGCACCATCAACTTCACCGACGCGAAGCTCACCATCAACAAGCTTGTCAACCCGACGGAACTGCGACCTGCCTCAGGTGCGACCGACGAGGGTGCCACCGGCGCACCTCTGGCAGGTGTGAAGTTCAATGTGACCCGCATCAAAGGCGATATCACGGACCAGGCTATCTTCAATACCATCGCGCAGTTTGCGAATGAACGCGACGTCGAGGGTGCCAAAGGCCTTGGCACCGGTGATACCGTCGAGCTGACCACCGACGAAAACGGTCAGGCATCCACGAGTCTCCCGGTCGGTGCTTATATCGTTGAAGAAATCTCGGCTCCGGCCCCGGCTACGACTGAAACCTACGTCTTGGCAGAACCGTTCATTGTGTTCTTGCCGATGACCAACTCCCAGGGCACCGGCTGGAATCGTGACGTGCAGGTCTACCCGAAGAACTCGATGGCCAAGGTGACCAAGACGGTCGCTGATGCGGACAAGAACACGCTGAGCAACGGCCAGGGTAACGAGAATGAGCCTGGATACCTTGGGCCACGCCCTGCGGACAACTCCGTGGTGAGCTACACCCTCGACGGTGTCGTTCCTGCTGCTCCGGAAGGCCGCGAGCTCAAGACTCTGACCCTGACCGATGCTTCCAAGAAGGAAGAATTGCAATGGGGCGACAACTTCGTCGAGGGCGTTTACGTTGTCCGTGAAGGCAAAGAGGTCGCGATTGACACAGCGAACTACACCGTGAACAAGGCAGCCGCTGTTCCTACCACCAATGTTGCGGGCCTTGCCGCGGGCGCCAACCAGGCATTCACCGTGGCAGTGGATGCACAAAAAGCAGGTTTGAAGCCGGGCGAGACTGTTCGCGTCAAGGTCAAAGCCACCATGCTGAAGGATGATGCTACTTCTAAGGGCGTCGAGAACTCCGTCCGCGAGTCCTTTGTGTTCCGCAATCCGTCCACGGACACGGACGACGCGCCTAAGGAAACCCCGGATGACAAGGTCGTCACCTACGTGGGTGACATCAAGATCTACAAGCGCGGCGAGAACAATGCTGCTCTTGCCGGCGCGGAATTCCAGGTCGGTAAGTGCAACACCGCAAAGGACGGTTTTGAAGGCGGCGTCATCCAGACCGGTGTGACCGACAATGAGGGCAACCTAACCTTCCCGGGTCTGCACGTCACCGACTACGTCAACGACGCAGAAGTCACGGACACGGTTGCGAACTACTGCGTGAAGGAGACGAAGGCTCCGGCAGGCTACGCGCTCCCGACCGGTGCGAATGCTGTTCGCGAAATTCCGTTGACTCGGTCCACCACCAACGCGCTCAACACAGAGAAGACCGCTTTCGAGGCGGTGGTTAACTCCAACGTCATCGCCAACGGTGAAGTGATCGACAACGTGAAGAAGACCACGCCGACTCTCCCCGCAACTGGTGGCATGGGTATCTTGATCGTCGCCCTCGCGGGTCTGGCCATCATCGGCGGCGGTGTCTACGCGGCACGTCGCAACTCCCAGTCCGCATAA